In Beutenbergia cavernae DSM 12333, the DNA window TCCTCGGTGACTTCAACTCCTACGGGCAGGAGGACCCGCTGCACGTGCTGTACGACGCCGGGTACACCGACGTCGAGGCGCACTTCGACGTCGACGGGTCGTCGTACTCGTTCGGGCGGCAGTCCGGCTCGCTCGACCACGTGCTGCTCAACGCTCCCGCGCTCGCTCGGGCGACCGGTGCCGACATCTGGGAGATCAACTCCGGCGAGGCCGTGGCCCTCGAGTACAGCCGGCACAACTACCACGGCACGCTCTTCTACGACGCGACGGCGTACCGCTCCTCCGACCACGACCCGGTGCTCGTCGGCCTCGCCGCCGGCGACTCCGAGCCGACCGGACCGGTCGACCTGACGCTCCTGAACATCAACGACTTCCACGGCCGCATCGACGGCAACACCGTCGCGTTCGCGGGCACCGTCGAGGAGCAGCGGGCGGCGGCCGAGGCCGCCGGCGGGTCGGCCGTCTTCCTGTCCGCGGGCGACAACATCGGCGCGTCCCTGTTCGCGTCGTCGGTCCAGCAGGACCAGCCGACCATCGACGTCCTGAACGCCCTGGAGCTCGCGGCGTCCGCCGTCGGGAACCACGAGTTCGACGCCGGGTACGCCGACCTCGTCGACCGGGTGATCGCCGGTGGGTCGAACGCGCAGTGGGGCTACCTGGGCGCGAACGTGTACGAGGCCGGCACCACGACTCCGGCGCTGGACGAGTACCGGCTCGTCGAGTCGGGCGGCGTGACGGTCGGCGTCATCGGCGCCGTCACCGAGGAGACCCCCACGCTCGTGCGGCCCGGCGGGATCTCGACGCTCGAGTTCGGCAACCCCGTCGAGGCGGTGAACCGCGTGGCGGCGCAGCTGACGGACGGCGACGAGGCGAACGGCGAGGCCGACGTCATCGTGGCCGAGTACCACGAGGGTGCGGGGGCGGGTACCCCGGACGGCTCGACGCTGGAGGAGGAGGTCGCCGCGGGCGGCGCGTTCGCGCAGATCGTCAACGAGACGTCGCCGCTGGTGGACGCGATCTTCACCGGGCACACCCACAAGCAGTACGCGTGGGACGCCCCGATCCCGGGCTCGACCGAGACGCGGCCGATCGTGCAGACCGGCTCGTACGGGGAGTTCATCGGGCAGGTCGTGCTGACGTACGACGCCACGACCGACGATGTGACCGCGTACACGGCGGAGAACGTGGCGCGCACGGCGACGCCGGCGGATCAGCTGATCGCGACGTACCCGCGGGTGTCCGAGGTGAACGACATCGTGACGGCGGCCCTCGCGTACGCCGAGGAGATCGGCGAGCAGCCGGTCGGGTCGGTGGCGGCGGACATCACGACGGCGTTCTCGGGCGGGTCGTACGTGAACGGTGTGTACGTCGGCCCCGGCCCGGAGCCGACGAGCGGGCGCGACGACCGCGCGTCCGAGTCGTCGCTGGGCGGTCTCGTCGCCAACGCGCTGCTCGACACGCTCGCCGACGCGGATCTGGGCGGCGCCGAGATCGGCGTCGTCAACCCCGGCGGCATGCGCGCGGAGCTGCTGTACGCACCGGACGGCGTCGTGACGTACGCGGAGGCGAACGCCGTCCTGCCGTTCGTCAACAACCTCTGGACCACCACGCTCACGGGCGAGCAGGTGAAGCTCATGCTCGAGCAGCAGTGGCAGCGGACCGACGAGGGCGAGGTGCCGTCGCGGCCGTACCTGCAGCTCGGGCTGTCGAGCAACGTCACCTACACGTTCGACGCGTCGCGGCCGGAGGGCGACCGCATCACGTCCATCACGGTGAACGGCGCACCCCTGGACCCGGCGGCGCCGTACCGCATCGGGACGTTCTCGTTCCTCGCGGAGGGCGGCGACAACTTCCACGTCTTCGCCGACGGCGCCGACACCCGCGACTCGGGTCTCATCGACCGCGACGCGTGGATCGCGTACCTCGAGGCGCACCCCGGGCTAGAGCCGGACTTCGCGCGGCAGGCGGTGAGCGTGCCGGAGCTGCCGGAGACGGAGGCCGGCGCGGAGGTGGCATTCGACGTCACCGGCCTGAACCTAACGTCGCTGGGATCACCGGAGAACACCGCCCTCACCGCGTCGTTCGACGGCGCGGAGCTGGGCGAGTTCGCCGTGGCCGACGGCGCGGCATCGGTCGCGCTGACCGTGCCGGCCGACGCGACGGCGGGGGCGCACACGCTGACGCTGGTCGCGGCCCCGTCGGGGACCACTGTCACGGTCCCGATCACGGTGTCCGAGGCGGCGCCTCCCACCGTCGGGTCCGAGACGTCGCTGTGGCTCTCGCAGACGACGTACCGCAGCGGGTCCTGGTTGCCGATCATCGCGTTCAGCCATGTCGAGCTCGACGACGGACGGTTCCCGCGGGGGCGGGTCGAGATCCGGGAGGGCGACCAGGTCGTGGCGTCGGCGCGGGTGGTGCTCGGCGTCGCGATCACGACGCTGCCGCGGCACCTCACGCCGGGGACGCACACCTACACGGCGCACTTCGTGCCGAGCGACCCGGAGGCGGTGTCCGGGAGCGTCAGCGATCCGGTGACGGTCCGGGTGCGCTGAGCGGCCGTCGGACCCGGCCGCGGGGCGGTCGGCCGGGTCCGGCTCCGGCGCCCGGCGGACCGGCTGGGCGCGCCGTCAATGGGGTCGATCCGGGAGTCATGTGCTCCCGAATCGACCCCGGTCCGGGCACCATCGTGCGCATCCCGCCGTGTGAACGGCCCGCGACGTCCGGCGTCCGGTCAGCGTGCCGCGAGCGCGAGGTCGCGTTCGATGCGCGCGACGATCTCGGCAGCCGTGTCGTCGACGTCGATGACGACCCCTGCCTCGTCGTCCGCCAGCGGCTCGAGCGTCGCGAACTGTGACGGCAGGAGCGACGGCGGCATGAAGTGGTCCGTGCGGCGCTCCATGCGCTCGGCGATCGTGGCCGCAGAGCCGCGCAGGTGGACGAAGACGACGGCGCCGCGCGCCTGCCGCAGGACGTCCCGGTAGGGCCGGCGCAGCGCGGAGCACGTGACGATCGTGCGACGTCCCGCCTCGTGCTGCTCGGTCATCCAGTCCCGGATCGCCTGCAGCCACGGCGCCCGGTCGTCGTCCGTCAAGGGAGTGCCGGCCGCCATCTTCGCGACGTTCGCCGGAGGGTGGAAGTCGTCGGCCTCGGCGTAGGTCCAGCCGAGGCCCGCGGCGAGTCCCTGGGCGACCGTCGTCTTCCCGGACCCGGCGACGCCCATGACCACGACGTGCTGGAGGTCGGGCGGGATTGGCGCTGGCACGGCGACCAGGGTAGAGCGTCCGCACGCACGCTGCGGGCCGTGACATCTCGGGCGGTGGGACGTCCGGAGGCGCGCCGTCGAGCTCGGCTAGGGTTTCGCGGCGGCCGGGCTGGCCGGCCACCGGCTCCCTGGTCCGGCCACCGGCTACTGAAGAGGAACACGTGAAGATCCGAACGATGGGTGCCGCCCTGACCGCGGCTGCCGCTGCGGTCGTGCTGGCGGCGTGCTCGGCGAGTGCCAACCTGACCGTGTCGCCGGACACCGTGGCCGACCTCGCGGAGGATGCGCTCGAGGAACAGGTCGGCGAGCGGCCCGAGATCGACTGCGGCGACGAGCAGATCGACCTCCTGAACGACGTGGAGGTCGCGTGCGAGCTCACCGATCCCGCCTCGGGGAACACCTACGACGCGACGGTGACGGTCTCCGACGTCGACGGCACGGACTTCCGCGTGAACGTTCAGGTGGCCGACTCGCCGCAAGGCTGAGTCGGCGGCACGCGCCGGGACGGCAGCGGTGCGAGCGGCGGCGCCTCCAGCCGGGCCAGCGGACTACGGCCGCGGGATGTTGCGCAGGTTGGACCGCGCCATCGCCATGACCTCGCCGAGCCCGCCGCCGAGCACCTCCTTGGTCATCGCCGTCGCGAAGCCCTTCACCTGCTTGGCGGTGATCGACGGCGGGATCGAGAGCGCGTTCGGGTCCGTCACCATGTCCACGAGCGCCGGGCCGCGCCGGTGCAGGGCTCCGGTGAGCGCCTTGCGCAGGTCCTTGGGGTGCTCCACCCGCACGGCCGGGATCCCGAGCGCCGTCGCGACGGCGGCGTAGTCGACCGGCGGTGAGTCGGTCGCCCAGGCCGGGAGACCCTCCACGAGCATCTCGAGCTTGACCATCCCGAGGGTCGAGTTGTTGAACACCACGACCTTCACGGGCAGGTGGTACGTCCGGATGGTGATGAGGTCGCCGAGCAGCATCGACAGCCCGCCGTCGCCCGCCATCGCGATGACCTGGCGCGTCGGGTCGGCGAACGCGGCGCCGATGGCGTGCGGCATCGCGTTCGCCATCGAGCCGTGGATGAACGAGCCGATGACGCGCCGTCGCCCGTTCGGCGTGATGTAGCGGGCCGCCCAGACGTTCGTCATGCCGGTGTCGACGGTGAAGACGGCGTCTGGGCCGGCCACCTCGTCCAGCTGCACGGCCGCGTACTCGGGGTGGATCGGCGTCGTCCGCTCGACCTTCCTCGTGTACGCACCCACCACCGAGCTCATGAGCTTGTCCTGCTTCGCGAGCATCTTGTCCAGGAACGCGCGCTTCTTCTTGCGGGTCACGAGCGGGAGCAGGGCGGCGGCCGTCTCCCTCGCATCCCCGACGACGGCGTAGTCCAGGCGCGTGCGGCGGCCCAGGTTCGCGGGGTTGATGTCGATCTGGGCGGTCGGGACGTCGTCGGGCAGGAACTGGTCGTACGGGAAGTCGGTCCCGATGAGCACGAGGAGGTCGGCGTCGTGCATCGCCTCGAAGCACGACCCGTACCCCAGCAGGCCGGACATGCCGACGTCGAACGGGTTGTCGTACTGGATGACCTCCTTGCCGCGCAGGGAGTGGCCGACGGGCGCCGCCGCGGCGTCGGCCAGCGCGATGATCTCGTCGTGGGCGCCCCGCGCGCCGGCGCCGACGAAGAACGTCACCTTCTGCGCGCGGTTGATTGCGTCCGCGAGCGTCTGCACGTCGGCCTGGTCGGGGACGACGCTCGGCGGGACGGGGCGGCACACGATGGGGGTGGCCGACGTCGGCACCTCCTCCTCGGCGACGTCGCCGGGGATCGTGAGGACGGCGACACCCGGCCCGGCGAGGGCGTGATGGATCGCCGAGGAGATGACGCGCGGTGCCTGCGTCCCGCTCGAGATCATCTCGGAGTAGACGGAGCACTCGATGAAGAGCCGATCGGGGTGGGTCTCCTGGAAGAAGCCGGTGCCGATCTGGTTGCTGGGGATGTGCGAGGCGATGGCGAGAACGGGCACCCGGGAGCGGTTCGCGTCGTACAGGCCGTTGATGAGGTGCAGGTTTCCGGGGCCGCACGACCCGGCGCACACCGCGAGGGCGCCCGTGACCTCGGCCTCTCCGGCGGCAGCGAACGCGGCCACCTCCTCGTGGCGCACGTGCACCCAGTCGATGCCCTTCGTGCGGCGGATGGCGTCGACGATCGGGTTGAGACTGTCGCCGACGATGCCGTAGACCCGCGTCACGCCGGCGGCGACGATGTTCTCGACGAGCTGTTCCGCGACGGTCCTGGCCATGACGGCGTCCTCCTCGTTGCTCGGATGGTCGCCTGCCACTCTGCCCTTGCCCCCGCCTCGGCGCGCGCGCAGACGGCGCCGTGTGACGTACGAGACCCCGCCCGGTTCGCGAGAGGTGAGTGGCCGCACCGCGAGAGGTGTGTGGCCGCACCGCGAGAGGTGTGTGGCCGCACCGCGAGAGGATCGTGGCCCGGACGTGCGACGAGCCCGCACGCCTCGGGTGTGCGGGCTCGTCGTCGGACGCGGGCCTCGGCGGGCCGGCTGGGCCGGCTGCTGGGCCGGGCGGCTCAGGCCTGAGCGGTCTCCTGCTCGGCGATCTTGGCGCGGACGTCGTCCATGTCGAGCTCCTTGACGGCCGTGATGACCTGCTCGAGCGCGGCCGGCGGGAGAGCGCCGGGCTGCGAGAACACGAGCACCTGCTCGCGGAACGCCATCAGCGTCGGGATCGACCGGATGCCGAACTGCATCGACAGGTCCTGCTCGGCGTCGGTGTCGACCTTGCCGAACACGATGTCCGTGTGCTGCTCCGACGCCGACTCGTACGTCGGCGCGAACTGCTTGCACGGCGGGCACCAGGTCGCCCAGAAGTCGACCAGGACGATGTCGTTGTCGGTGACCGCGGACTCGAACGTCTCGCCGGTCAGCTCGCGGGTGGCCATGAAGTCTCCTCAGGGATCGGGGTTCGGAAGGCACAACGCCGTCGGGCTCCGAGGGATTCCCCGGACCGCCCGTCACGCCCGGCCGTCACGTTCGGCGGGTCACCCGACGCCCGCGCACTGCGGGTCTTCAGGGCAGAGCGACAGTGGCGGCGGCGCGCTCCACGTCGAGCGGATCCAGGCTGACGTCGGCACGCCGCTCGGCGAGGTGCAGTGCCCCGAGCACGGGCGCCGTCGCGGCGCGCACCGCCACGCGCGGCAGGCGGTGGCCGAGCCCTGCCCTCACCCCGCGCGAGACGGGCCCGACCGAGGTCAGGACGGAGCCCGCCAGCACCACGCACGGTACGTCGTCCTGGTCGCCGGCGGCCATCGCGACGGCGTCGCTCACCAGCGCCGCGACGGCCCGGGCGACGATTGCACCAGCGACCGCGTCGCCGTCGTCGGCGGCCTGCGAGACCAGCGGCGCGAGCCGCCCGAGGGCCGCCACCGGTCCGGCGTACGCCGCGGCGACCAGCGCCTGGCGGGGGTCCGCGCCCGTGTCCGGGCCGGCGTCGATCCCGAGCGCGTGGAGCACGATCGGGGTGAGCGCGGTGCGGGGGCCGCGCGCGTCGAGCTCGGCGGCACTCGCGCGCACCGCCTCCAGCGCGAGCCACAAGCCCGAGCCGACGTCGCCGAGCAGCCAGCCCATGCCGTCGCGCCGCCGCACGACGTGGCCCGATCGCACGCGCGCGGCCACGGCGCCGGTGCCGGCGAGGAGAAGGACGCCGTCGGCGTCGTCGCCGGACCCGGCGGCGAACGCGATCTCGAGATCCGTGGAGACGTCGAGCGAGCCGGCGTCCGTGGGGAGGCCGAGCTCCGTCCAGACGTCGGACACGACGGCCACGATGCGGTCGCGCCCTGCCGCCGCGGCCCCGGAGGCGCCGACGACGGCGCTCACCCCCTGACGGGCGGCGTCGTCGAGCGCGAGCGGGCGCACGGCCTCGGCGACGGCGGTGTGCAGGGAGGCGCGCACGTCCCGGGCGCCTCCGCCGGAGTTGATGTTCGCGCCGGGGCCGCGGCCGACCGAGATCGTCGCGGGTGCACCCGGAAGGGCCATGACGGCGAGCGCCGACACCGACGTCCCGCCGACGTCCACGCCGAGCAGCAGTCTCACGCGAGCATCATGCCCGGTGCAGGATGTCCGCGAGGCGCCCCCCGGCCGCCGTGACCAGGCGGTCGGCCTCGGCGGCGTCGACGCCCCGCGCGAGCATGACCGACGCCTGCGGCACGCGGTGGTCGGCGGCCGCGAGCGCCGCCGCGGCGTCGGCCTGGTCCGCTCCGGTGATGCGCTGCACGAGCCGCAGGGCGCGGGCGCGCAGCTTCGCGTTCGACGCCGTGACGTCGACCATGAGGTTCCCGTACGTCTTGCCGAGCCGCACCATGACCGTGGTCGAGATCGCGTTGAGCACCTGCTTCTGCGCGCTCCCGGCCTTCAGCCGCGTGCTCCCGGCGAGGACCTCGGGCCCGACGACGACCTCCAGCGGGTGCGCGACCAGGCTGCTCAGCGCGGCGTGCGGGTTGCAGCAGAGTCCGACCGTGAGCGCGCCGCGCCGCCCGGCCTCCTCGACGGCGCCGAGCACGTACGGCGTGCGGCCGCTCGCGGTGATCCCGACGACCGAGTCGTCGGCGGTGACGCCGCGCTCGGCGATGGCCGCGGCGCCGTCGTCGGCACGGTCCTCCGCGCCCTCGACGGACCGGAACACCGCCGACGGGCCGCCCGCGATGATCGCCTGCACGAGCTCCGGGTCGGTGTGGAACGTGGGCGGGCACTCGGAGGCGTCCAGCACCCCGAGTCGCCCGGGCGTGCCGGCTCCGACGTAGAACAGGCGCCCGCCGCGGGACATGCGCTCCGCGATCGCGTCGATCGCGCCGGCGATCGCGGGCGCGACCGCGCGCACCGCCGCCGGCACCGACTGCTCGGCCTCGTTCATCGCGAGCACGATGTCGGTTGTGCTCAGCTCGTCGAGGTGGCCGTACCGAGGATCGATGGCCTCGGTGGCCAGGCCGGACAGGTCGACGACGCCGTTCGTCGTTGCCTCGTCCATCGCACCTCCTGCGTGGGCTCAGGCACGCCGCCCGGCCGTTCTCGGCCAAGGTACCTCATTTACATCATGCGTGGCGAGAGTGAAAACGAATGACCATCAGGTGGATGCGCGGGACGTGCCGGGACGGGAGCGGGGTAGGCGCGACGTCGCCGGCGGCGCGCGCGGAGGTCGGCGGCGCACCCTGACGCGCGGCCGGCCGAGCGCCACTCTCGCGGCGTGGGCGGGGGTCCGCATCCCCGTCCGGCCGCGTCTCGTGCTCCGCCTCGGGGCCGCCGTCAGGACGGGAGCGGGCGGCCTGGAGCGGCGGGGCGCTCAGAAGCGGCGCCGGCGCCCCGACGCGGAGCCGGCGTCAGGACGCCGGGTCGGCGGCCGGGTCGGGGATCGTCGGGACCACGGCGTCCCGCCGCCTCCGGCTCGCGAGCGCCGTCCCCATGGCGGCGAGCGCCAGGGCGGCGGACGCCACGACCACGAGGAACCCGGCGCGCGCACCGTTCGCGTCGATGATCGGGCCGGCGATCGACGAGCCGAACGAGACGCCGACGCCCAGGGACGTGCCGATCCACGTGAGGCCCTCGGTGAGGCGTGCGGGCGGCACGATCTGCTGGACGAGCGCGTTCCCGTTGACGAGAGTCGGCGCGATCGAGAACCCGACCACGAACATGACAGCGGCCAGCACCCAGAGCGAGGTCACGAGGAAGAACAGCGAGACCCCGAGCGCGAGGGCGACGACGCCGATCGCGAACCGCCGCCACAGCGACGAGCGCCAATGCCGCGCCCCGTACAGCAGGCCGGAGATGAGCGAGCCACTCGCGCAGATCCCGAGGATGACGCCCGCCAGGCCCTTCTGGCCCTCCTCCTCGGCGAACGCGACCACCGACACGTCCGTCGCGCCGAAGATCGCGCCGATGCAGACGAACACGATGCAGATCGAGACGATCGCGCCGTCGCGCAGCACCGACGTCCGCGGCGTTCCTGCGTCCGGGGGCGACGGGGCCGGCTCGGTCTTGCGCAGGCTGAGGAACCAGTACCCGCCGACGAGTGCGGCGACGATCGCGACGACCAGCCCGGCCGACGGCGAGACGCTCGTCGCGAGGATGGTCGCGAGCACGGGGCCGATGACGAAGACGAACTCGTCGAGCGCCGACTCGAGGGAGTAGGCCGTGTGCAGCTCGCGCGGGTTGGTGACGACGGCGTTCCAGCGGGTGCGGACGAGCGAGCCGAGCGAGCCGATGGTCGCGCCCGTGACGATCGCGAGCGCGAACAGGAGCGGCGCTCCGGCGTGGGACGTGGCGGCCAGGATGAGCCCGACGAGCCCGATCATCGACACCGCGAGCGCGGGCCGCATGACGCGCGCCTGGCCGTGCCTGTCGACCAGTCGGGCCAGCTGAGGAGAGCAGAGCGCCTGGGCGACGACGTACACAGCGGAGACCTGGCCGGCGAGCCCGTACGAGTCGTACAGCTCCGAGATCATGAGCACGATCCCGATGCCGACCATCGACATCGGGAAGCGAGCCAGCACCCCGGCGCTGGAGAACTGGAGGGCGCCCGGCTTCCTCAGGATCTGGGCGTACGGGTTGGGCACGGTTCGCATCATCGCACCGATCTCCGACATCGATCGAATCGATTTGAGTGGCGGTCGCGCCCGGACGGGCTGCGGCGGATGCGCCGCGAGCCGCCGAGTCGCCGCCGAGTGCATGATCCGTCCCGCCCCGGGCGGCGTGTCGCCGCGAGGCATCACGCAGTCGGCAAGGGTGGGCCGGTCGCGAGGTCGCCCGACCCGGGCTGCGTCGCCCTTGACAACGTTGTAATGGCGCTGCTCGAATGACGTGGCGAAGATCACAGTGGATCCGTTGGGGAGGAACTCAGGTGCGTCGTGCACTGCGTTCGATCGTCCTGTTCGCGCTCGCCTCGCTGATGCTGGTCACGACCGCCTCGTGGTCGTCGGCGGCACCGTCCGAGCCACCACCGCCGGGCGGTGCCGAGAACGGCACCCGCCTCATGGAGGGTCCGGCGTTCTACCCGCGCACGATCCGCCTCGCCCACGCCGGGGCGGACGACGGCGCGATCATCGCGAGCGTCGTCACGTTCGCCGACGGCCTCGGCCACGGCGCGATCTTCCGGAGCGACGACGACGGCCGCAGCTTCCAGCGCATCGGCACCGTCACCGACCCGGCCACGGCCGACGGGCTGTGCTGCGCCACCCTCTTCGAGCTCCCGCAGCAGGTCGGTGAGCTCCCGGCCGGAACCCTGCTCTGGTCGGCGTCGGTCGGCCAGCAGGCGCCGGACCGCAGGATGACGCTCCCGGTCTGGGCGAGCACGGACCAGGGCCGCACGTGGAGCAAGGTCTCGACGATCGCCACCCAGCCGAACACCGGCGGCCTGTGGGAGCCGGAGTTCGCAGTCGCCCGCGACGGGTCGCTCGTCGTCTACGTCTCCGACGAGAGCCAGCAGCCCACGCACAGCCAGACGCTCGTCCAGGCGACCTCACCCGACGGGGTGCACTGGTCCGAGCTAGAGAACATCGTGGCGGCGCGGGATCCCGACCTCCGGCCCGGCATGCCGCTCGTGAGGCAGCTGCCGAACACCACGTACCTCATGAGCTACGAGATCTGCGGGCCGGGCCAGGAGTGCAGCCAGCGGACGCGCCGCTCGCTCGACGGCGTCCACTGGGGTCCCGAGACCTGGCTCGGCGTCCGCGTCCGTACCGCCGACGGTGCGCACTTCCGGCATGCGCCGACGATCAGCTGGTACGACGACGGCACCCGCAACGGACGCCTGCTCGCCGTCGGCCAGATGCTCTACGGCGCGGACGGCACGGTGCAGCCCGGCAACGGTCGGACGATCTTCACGAGCGACCTGCTCCCGGAGCTCCCATGGGGCACCGGCCCGGCCCCGCTGGCCATCGCCGAGCCGTGGAACAACTTCTGCCCGAACTACTCCTCGAGCCTGCTGGCGATGCCGGAGCGTGACGAGCTGCTGGAGCTCGCGAGCGGCTACGACGACGTGGGGGAGTGCACGACGTACTTCGCCGTGGGGGACCTGCCGGACTGACGCAGCCACGAACCTCTCGCGGTGGGGCCACGAACCTCTCGCGGTGGGGCCACGAGCCTCTCGCGGAGGGGCCACGAGCCTCTCGCGGTGGGGCCACGAACCTCTCGCGGATGGTTAGGCGAGGGCGGCGTCCACCACCTCGCGCGCGGCGTCCTGCACCTGCGCCAGGTGCTCCGGGCCGGCGAACGACTCCGCGTAGATCTTGTAGACGTCCTCGGTGCCGGACGGCCGGGCCGCGAACCACGCACTCGCCGTCGTCACCTTCAGGCCGCCGATCGGCGCACCGTTCCCGGGCGCTGTCACGAGCCGCTCGGCGATCGGCTCGCCGGCCAGCTCCGTCGCCGTCACGTCCTCCGGCGCGAGCGCCCCGAGCCGCGCCTTCTGCTCGCGGGTGGCCGGTGCGTCGACGCGCGCGTACCAGGACTCGCCGTGCTGCTCGGCGAGGCGGGCGTGGTACGCCGACGGCGACGCTCCCGTCGCGGCCGTGATCTCGGCGGCGAGGAGCGCGAGCAGGATCCCGTCCTTGTCGGTGGTCCACACGGAGCCGTCGGTGCGCAGGAACGACGCGCCGGCGCTCTCCTCCCCGCCGAACGCGACAGCGCCGTCGAGCAGGCCCGGCACGAACCACTTGAAGCCCACCGGAACCTCGACCAGCCGACGCGAGAGGGCGCGCGCCACCCGGTCGATGAGCGCCGACGACACGAGCGTCTTCCCGACGCCCGCCGCGGCCGGCCACCCCTCGCGGGACCGGAAGAGGTAGTCGATCGCGACGGCGAGGTAGTGGTTCGGGTTCATGAGCCCGCCGTCGGGCGTGACGATCCCGTGCCGGTCGGCGTCGGCGTCGTTCCCGGTGGCCACGTCGTACGGGACCTTCCCGCCGGCGTCCGGTGTCATGGTCCGCACGAGGGAGGCCATGGCCGACGGCGAGGAGCAGTCCATCCGGATCTTGCCGTCCCAGTCGAGCGTCATGAACGCCCAGCGCGGGTCGACCTCCGGGTTGACCACGGTGAGGTCGAGCCGGTGCCGCTCCGCGATCGCTGCCCAGTACTCGACGCTCGCGCCGCCGAGCGGGTCGGCGCCGATGCGCACGCCGGCCTCGCGGATGCGGTCCAGGTCGACGACGGCGTCGAGGTCGTCCACATAGGTGAGCAGGTAGTCGTGGCGTGCGGTCGTGGGCGCCGCGACGGCCCGCTCGAACGGCACCCGGGCGATCGCGGCGAGCCCGGAGCGCACGAGCTCGTTCGCCCGCCGCGCGATCCAGGACGTCGCCTCGGAGCCCGCGGGGCCGCCGTCCGGCGGGTTGTACTTGAAGCCGCCGTCGCGCGGGGGGTTGTGCGACGGCGTCACGACGATCCCGTCGGCGAGCTCCGGCCCCTGCGTGCGGACGCCGGCCAGCGACCCGGCGCCGTTGTGCCGCAGGATCGAGTGGGAGACGGCGGGGGTGGGAGTCCAGGAGCCGCGGGCGTCGATCCGGACGTCCACCTCGGCCGCGGCGAGCACCTCGAGCGCCGTGCGCCACGCCGGCTCGGACAGGGCGTGCGTGTCGCGCCCGATGTACAGCGGGCCGTCGGTCCCCTGCGAGCGGCGGTACTCCACGATCGCCGCCGTGATCGCGGCGATGTGCGTCTCGGTGAAGGCGCCGTCGAGGCTCGACCCGCGGTGCCCGGACGTGCCGAACACGACCTGCTGAGCGGGATCGTCGGGGTCGGGCACCCGGTCGTAGTACGCGCCCACGACCTGCGCGACGTCGATGAGGTCCTCGGGCTGGGCGGGCTGACCGGCGCGCGGGTGCATGGTTCGATCCTCGCACCGGCCGCCGACGCGGTCATCCCGGTGCCGGAACGACGATGTCCCGCTGCCCGTAGGCTGCCGCCCATGGCCAAGAAGAACCGCCGTCAGAAGCAGCGCGCCTCCGAGCAGGCCGCGGCGGCAGCATCGTCGCCCGCGAAGCCGCGCCGCGCCGTCCCCGAGTTCGTCGCCCGCCCGTTCGAGGGCCTGACGGGCGAGGCGGACTGGGTGGCGATGCGCGAGATCGTCCCGGCCGCCACGGCCAAGGTCCGGACGACGGCGGAGTACGGGAGCCGCGACGTCGTCGTCGCCACGCTCCTCCCGATGCTCTGGCCGGCGCTGCACCGCGAGGACGGCACCGTGCTGGTCGCGACGCAGACGACGTCGTCGAGCGGCGACGCGAGCCGGGACGTGGCCGCAGCCCTCCTCCAGGCGCTCGAGGCCGAACCCGGCACGGCGATCCCGCCGGGCGAGCTTCCCGAGCCCGGCCCGCGGCTGCAGGACGTGCTCGAGGACGGACCCTTCGCCGTCGAGCTGAGCGAGACGTTCGACTTCTGGCTCTCGCCCCAGGACGAGCACGACCACGAGATCGAGGAGAGCCTCGAGAACGCGAACGACGCGATCGTGCCGACGGTCGCCGTCGAGGGCGTCGACGCCGCGTACTGGTGCCGCATGAACGGGCGCGAGTTCCTGCGCTGGGTCGTCCCGCAGGAG includes these proteins:
- a CDS encoding sialidase family protein produces the protein MRRALRSIVLFALASLMLVTTASWSSAAPSEPPPPGGAENGTRLMEGPAFYPRTIRLAHAGADDGAIIASVVTFADGLGHGAIFRSDDDGRSFQRIGTVTDPATADGLCCATLFELPQQVGELPAGTLLWSASVGQQAPDRRMTLPVWASTDQGRTWSKVSTIATQPNTGGLWEPEFAVARDGSLVVYVSDESQQPTHSQTLVQATSPDGVHWSELENIVAARDPDLRPGMPLVRQLPNTTYLMSYEICGPGQECSQRTRRSLDGVHWGPETWLGVRVRTADGAHFRHAPTISWYDDGTRNGRLLAVGQMLYGADGTVQPGNGRTIFTSDLLPELPWGTGPAPLAIAEPWNNFCPNYSSSLLAMPERDELLELASGYDDVGECTTYFAVGDLPD
- the pgm gene encoding phosphoglucomutase (alpha-D-glucose-1,6-bisphosphate-dependent), whose protein sequence is MHPRAGQPAQPEDLIDVAQVVGAYYDRVPDPDDPAQQVVFGTSGHRGSSLDGAFTETHIAAITAAIVEYRRSQGTDGPLYIGRDTHALSEPAWRTALEVLAAAEVDVRIDARGSWTPTPAVSHSILRHNGAGSLAGVRTQGPELADGIVVTPSHNPPRDGGFKYNPPDGGPAGSEATSWIARRANELVRSGLAAIARVPFERAVAAPTTARHDYLLTYVDDLDAVVDLDRIREAGVRIGADPLGGASVEYWAAIAERHRLDLTVVNPEVDPRWAFMTLDWDGKIRMDCSSPSAMASLVRTMTPDAGGKVPYDVATGNDADADRHGIVTPDGGLMNPNHYLAVAIDYLFRSREGWPAAAGVGKTLVSSALIDRVARALSRRLVEVPVGFKWFVPGLLDGAVAFGGEESAGASFLRTDGSVWTTDKDGILLALLAAEITAATGASPSAYHARLAEQHGESWYARVDAPATREQKARLGALAPEDVTATELAGEPIAERLVTAPGNGAPIGGLKVTTASAWFAARPSGTEDVYKIYAESFAGPEHLAQVQDAAREVVDAALA
- a CDS encoding DUF5926 family protein translates to MAKKNRRQKQRASEQAAAAASSPAKPRRAVPEFVARPFEGLTGEADWVAMREIVPAATAKVRTTAEYGSRDVVVATLLPMLWPALHREDGTVLVATQTTSSSGDASRDVAAALLQALEAEPGTAIPPGELPEPGPRLQDVLEDGPFAVELSETFDFWLSPQDEHDHEIEESLENANDAIVPTVAVEGVDAAYWCRMNGREFLRWVVPQEEDRMLDALARLHADRAAGLDDDARLVGAFRTCGVLVPVWELARGTEADELTAPLQAFAGRLEAALADEEPLTPEQRRARAGLVSRQVNLR